CTTCAACTGGATCGGCACCATGTGGAAGGGGCAGCTGACCTTCGAGACGCCGATGCTGTTCTCGGTGGGCTTCCTGATCACCTTCCTGCTCGGTGGTCTGTCCGGTGTGCTGCTGGCCAGCCCGCCGCTGGACTTCCACGTGACAGATTCCTACTTCGTCATCGCGCACTTCCACTACGTGCTCTTCGGCACCATCGTGTTCGCCACCTACGCGGGCATCTACTTCTGGTTCCCGAAGATGACGGGCCGCCTGCTCGACGAGCGACTCGGCAAGCTGCATTTCTGGCTGACCTTCATCGGCTTCCACCTGACCTTCCTGGTGCAGCACTGGGTCGGTGACGAGGGCATGCCGCGTCGCTACGCGGACTACCTGCCCAGCGACGGCTTCACGACGCTGAACGTCATCTCCACCATCGGTGCCTTCGTGCTCGGCATCTCGACGCTGCCGTTCGTCTGGAACGTCTTCAAGAGCTGGCGCTACGGTGAGCCCGTCGTGGTCGACGACCCGTGGGGTTACGGAAACTCGCTGGAGTGGGCCACCTCGTGCCCGCCGCCGCGGCACAACTTCACCGAGCTGCCGCGTATCCGGTCGGAGCGTCCCGCGTTCGAGCTGCACTACCCGCACATGGTCGAGCGGATGCGCGCCGAGGCGCACATCGGCCGGGCACACGGACCCGACGACGGCGATGTCACCCGGATCGACGACGTAGAAGTTCGCAGCTGACCCGATAGCCGACCCGCGGCATCTCAACGGAGGTAACTGTGCCGACGGCCTCGCAGTCAGTCGATGCTGCGCGCGGACGTTCCTCGCTGCTGATCACCGTCACCGGTGTCGATCAGCCGGGCGTGACGTCAGCATTGTTCGAGGTGCTCTCGCGGCACCGCGTCGAGTTGCTGAACGTCGAGCAGGTCGTGATTCGCAACCGGCTCACGCTGGGTGTCCTGGTGTCGGTGGACACCCCGGTCGCCGACGAGGCCCGGTTCGCCGACGAGATCCGCGCCGCGATCCACGGCGTGGGTCTCGATGTCACCATCGAGCGCAGTGACGACAAGCCGGTGATGGTGGAACCCTCCACCCACACCATCGTGGTGCTCGGGCGGCCGATCACCGCGGAGGCGTTCGGCGTGGTGGCACGCGAGGTTGCCGACCTCGGGGTCAACATCGATTTCATCCGCGGCGTATCGGACTACCCGGTGACCGGCCTGGAACTGCGTGTCTCGGTACCGCCGGGTGCGGTGTACGCCGAACTGCAGAGCGCGATGGCGCGCACCGCGGTCGACCTCGGTGTGGACATCGCGCTGGAGGACTACAGCCTGTCCCGGCGCACCAAGCGCCTCATCGTCTTCGACGTCGACTCGACCCTGATCCAGGGTGAGGTCATCGAGATGCTGGCCTCGCACGCCGGTGCGGAGGCCGCGGTCGCCGAGGTGACCGAGGCGGCCATGCGCGGGGAGCTCGATTTTGCCGAATCGCTGCACAAACGGGTGGCGACGCTGGCCGGATTGCCGGCCGAGGTGCTCGATGATGTCGCCGAACAGATCGAGCTGACCCCCGGCGCGCGGACCACCATCCGCACCCTGCGCAGGCTCGGGTATCACTGCGGCATCGTCTCCGGTGGTTTCCGCCAGGTCATCGACCCGCTGGCGCACGAGCTCAAACTCGACTTCGTGGCGGCCAACGAACTCGAGATCGTCGACGGCAAGCTCACCGGCCGCGTCGTCGGCACCGTGATCGATCGGCCAGGCAAGGCCAAGGCGCTGCGGGACTTCGCCGAACAGGCCGGCGTGCCGATGGCACAGACGGTGGCCGTCGGCGACGGCGCCAATGACATCGACATGCTGTCGGCGGCAGGCCTCGGGGTGGCGTTCAACGCCAAACCCGCACTGCGCGAGGTCGCCGATGCCTCGCTGAGTCACCCCTACCTGGACACGGTGTTGTTCCTGCTGGGGGTAACCCGCGGTGAGATCGAGGCCGCCGATGCCGTCGACGGGACGGTCCGGCGCGTGGACATTCCGAGCTAGGTCAGACGACCACCGCGTGGGTTTCCGGGGTCACGGAGACGCCGGTGATAGAACGCCAGGCCCGGGCCATCAGGTCGACGGCCGCCTCCAACTGTGTTTCGGGTAGCGCGTAGGGCACCCTGATGAAGCGCTCCAGGGTGCCGTCCACCCCGAAGCGCGGGCCCGCGGGCAGATCGAGACCGAGCCGGGACGCCGAGGCCGAGAGCGCGGTGCTCATCGGCGATGGCAGCTGCACCCACAGCGACATTCCGCCGCGGCCCGGGCCGGGCCGCCAGTCGGGAAGCTCGCGCGCCAACAGGTCTATCAAGAATTGCCTTCTCGTGGCGAGTATTTCGCGCCGTTCCGGCAGTATCTGGTCGCGGACCCGAAGCAGTCGCGCCGCCGCCAACTGCTCGAGGATGGGGGTGCCCAGGTCCACTGCCGCACGAGTGGCCGCGATGGTGGCCAAGGTGGCCGGTTCGGCGCGGATCCAGCCCACCCGCAGCCCGCCCCAGAATGATTTCGACATCGAGCCGATGGTGAGAAGCAATTCGCGGCGCTGGGTCATTGCTGCGGCCAGGGGCGCGGGCGGTTCCTCATCGAGCCACATGTCCATGATCGACTCGTCGACGATGGTGCGGGTGCGTGTCTCGGAAATGATGTGGCCCAGCCGTTTTCGTTCATCCTCCGACATCGTGAAACCGGTCGGATTGTGGCTGTCGGGGACGAAATAGGCCAGCACCGGGGCCAACTGGCGGATCGCGGCATGCACGGCGTCCAGTTCCCAGCCGCTGTCGTTGAGCGCGACCGGTACCGCGCGTGATCCGGCGGCCGCGATGGCCGCGAGTGCGCCATGATAGGTCGGCTGTTCGACGAGCACCCGGTCGCCGGGCTGGGCGAACGCCGCCAGGATCAGGCCGATGGCATGTTGGGCACCGGTGGTGATCATGATCTGTGTCGGATCGGTGGGAAGGCCACGGGCGGAGTAGCTTTCGGCCACCGCTTCACGCAGCGCGCACACTCCGGACAATTCGTGACCGACCTCGGCCAGGTAGGGGGTGATATCACGGGCGGCTTCGGAAAATGCCTCTCGCACCGCCGCGCTGGGCGCCGACAGTGCCGCGGCGGCCAGGCTCACCGTCGGTGTGCTCGGGTCGGTGGGGAGCGCGGGACGCGGCGGCAGGGCGGCGGTGCTGCGCGCGCCGCGCCGCGCGTGCAGATAACCGTCCTCGCGGAGCGCGGCGAAGGCGGCGGTGACCGTGGTGCGCGAGACGCGGAGTGCGTCGGCGAGGGCACGTTCGCTCGGTAAGCGGGAACCAACGGGGAGGCGGCCGTCGACGATGAGCAACCGGACCGCATCGGCAAGGCCCAGATATGCGGCACCTGTCGAACTGGATGTGCGCCAGTTGCCGAGTTCGCGCGCCAGAAGGTCCACATCGAGAACTCTGGACCCCATATCGATGGACATAAGAGCCAGTATTCGCCAACTGGCTATTGATCGGCAAGCCATTGCCGCCAGAAGATCGATCCATGAAAGAGAACTGGATGGTTCGGATGGCGGGGAAGTACCGACGCTCAGGCGTCCGCACTCCGCGCAGGTTCGGCGACGTCGACAACGCGGATGCCCGCCGGATGCGCACTGAACTCGACGCGATCCGCGCACGATTCCCCGACCACGCATGACCACGCGCCTCGCGCTGCTGTTGACGGGCCTGGCCGGTTACGGGTTGTCGATGGCCCTGATGGTGCAGGCCGGACTGGGCCTGGACCCGTGGGACGTCTTCCATCAGGGCCTCAGTAGGCACACCGGGTTGACCATCGGAACGATAACGGCCCTCGTCGGGATCATCGTGCTGCTGGCCTGGATCCCGTTGCGCAACCGCCCGGGCATCGGCACCGTCGCCAACGTGATCGTGATCGCGGTGACCGTCGATATCGGTATCGCGCTGCTGCCCGCGCCGACCGATCTTCGGGTGCGGGTCGCCATGATGCTCGCGGCGGTGGTGCTCAACGCCGTGAGCACGGTGCTCTATATCGGTGCCGGACTCGGACCCGGACCGCGCGATGGGCTGATGACCGGCTTGGTGGCGCGCACCGGACGGTCGGTGCGGTTGGTCCGCACGGCTATCGAGGTGACGGTATTGACCCTTGGCTTCCTACTCGGCGGCACGGTCGGTGTCGGTACGGTGATCTACGCCTTAGGTATCGGCCCGCTGGTCCAGCTGATGCTGAGATTCATGCCCAGGCGACTGCTGTTCCATGACTTCGGCGCGCCCGCCGGCGGTCAAGGGCGGTCCCGTGCCGTCGCGGACCCCGACACTACGATGAGCGGGTGCCAGCAGACGAGCCCATCGCAGCCGATGTCCCCGCCGAAGACCTGCTGATCGAATTCGCCAAGGTCACCCTGCGGCGCGGCGGTAAGACCCTTGTCGGGCCCGTCGACTGGGCTGTCGAACTGGACGAGCGCTGGGTCGTGATCGGGCCCAACGGGGCGGGGAAGACCTCACTGCTGCGCATCGCCGCGGCCATCGACCATCCCTCCTCGGGGGTGGCGTACGTGCTCGGTGAGCGGCTCGGGCGCACCGACATGGGGGAGCTGCGGTCCCGGGTGGGGTTGAGCAGTTCTGCTCTGAGCCAACGGATTCCCGATGACGAGATCGTGCGAGACCTGGTGGTATCGGCCGGCTACGCGGTGCTGGGGCGCTGGCGTGAAAAGTACGACGACGTGGACTACGAACAGGCCGTCGACATGTTGGAGAGCCTGGGGGCCGAGCATCTGGCCGAGCGCACCTACGGCACCCTGAGCGAGGGGGAGCGTAAACGGGTACTGATCGCCCGCTCGCTGATGACCGACCCGGAATTGCTGTTGCTCGACGAGCCTGCCGCAGGTCTGGACCTCGGTGGCCGTGAGGAACTGGTGGCCCGGCTGGCCGATCTGGCCGCCGACCCCGATGCTCCTGCCATCGTCCTGGTGACCCACCATGTGGAGGAGATCCCGCCAGGGTTCTCGCATTGCCTGTTGCTCTCGGAGGGCAGCGTGGTGGGGTCCGGTCTGCTGGCTGATGTGCTGACATCGGAGAATCTGTCCGCGGCGTTCGGACAGTCCATCACCCTGGACTACATCGACGGCCGGTACTTCGCGCGGCGTACACGT
This DNA window, taken from Mycolicibacterium neoaurum, encodes the following:
- the serB gene encoding phosphoserine phosphatase SerB, with translation MPTASQSVDAARGRSSLLITVTGVDQPGVTSALFEVLSRHRVELLNVEQVVIRNRLTLGVLVSVDTPVADEARFADEIRAAIHGVGLDVTIERSDDKPVMVEPSTHTIVVLGRPITAEAFGVVAREVADLGVNIDFIRGVSDYPVTGLELRVSVPPGAVYAELQSAMARTAVDLGVDIALEDYSLSRRTKRLIVFDVDSTLIQGEVIEMLASHAGAEAAVAEVTEAAMRGELDFAESLHKRVATLAGLPAEVLDDVAEQIELTPGARTTIRTLRRLGYHCGIVSGGFRQVIDPLAHELKLDFVAANELEIVDGKLTGRVVGTVIDRPGKAKALRDFAEQAGVPMAQTVAVGDGANDIDMLSAAGLGVAFNAKPALREVADASLSHPYLDTVLFLLGVTRGEIEAADAVDGTVRRVDIPS
- a CDS encoding ABC transporter ATP-binding protein; the protein is MPADEPIAADVPAEDLLIEFAKVTLRRGGKTLVGPVDWAVELDERWVVIGPNGAGKTSLLRIAAAIDHPSSGVAYVLGERLGRTDMGELRSRVGLSSSALSQRIPDDEIVRDLVVSAGYAVLGRWREKYDDVDYEQAVDMLESLGAEHLAERTYGTLSEGERKRVLIARSLMTDPELLLLDEPAAGLDLGGREELVARLADLAADPDAPAIVLVTHHVEEIPPGFSHCLLLSEGSVVGSGLLADVLTSENLSAAFGQSITLDYIDGRYFARRTRSRAAHRRRAT
- a CDS encoding PLP-dependent aminotransferase family protein, translating into MSIDMGSRVLDVDLLARELGNWRTSSSTGAAYLGLADAVRLLIVDGRLPVGSRLPSERALADALRVSRTTVTAAFAALREDGYLHARRGARSTAALPPRPALPTDPSTPTVSLAAAALSAPSAAVREAFSEAARDITPYLAEVGHELSGVCALREAVAESYSARGLPTDPTQIMITTGAQHAIGLILAAFAQPGDRVLVEQPTYHGALAAIAAAGSRAVPVALNDSGWELDAVHAAIRQLAPVLAYFVPDSHNPTGFTMSEDERKRLGHIISETRTRTIVDESIMDMWLDEEPPAPLAAAMTQRRELLLTIGSMSKSFWGGLRVGWIRAEPATLATIAATRAAVDLGTPILEQLAAARLLRVRDQILPERREILATRRQFLIDLLARELPDWRPGPGRGGMSLWVQLPSPMSTALSASASRLGLDLPAGPRFGVDGTLERFIRVPYALPETQLEAAVDLMARAWRSITGVSVTPETHAVVV